Proteins co-encoded in one Yamadazyma tenuis chromosome 1, complete sequence genomic window:
- the PAN5 gene encoding 2-dehydropantoate 2-reductase (Ketopantoate reductase) (KPA reductase) (KPR) (COG:E; EggNog:ENOG503NY0S), whose translation MKPSALGIHVLGAGSIGGLVAHELQIANPESNIMILCRTLEAAKRYNSQLTVNRVHKDGNMISSTTRIRSGTAATVLDYNPPLKIENLIVSTKAYQTPAALAPYTHLLSNTSNVLFIHNGMGVIDKCIDRFWSRRRESPRIFKAVVTHGAYKTSPNIINHVGLGKMTISRIPNGVPFENEDIPQMIQNILQNKPLNATYTDYDTFVLKEIEKLAVNACVNPLTAILDCKNGDLLKGKKVFQMMMRVIWELVATIRVEYKPLFIAMPEASTVIDPKRLLDAVIEVIENTASNSSSMREDVRNLSPTEIDYINGYISKLGKKHSISTPTNNMLVSMIKTKYSIDRTLENNASEFVINQQ comes from the coding sequence ATGAAACCATCGGCTTTGGGAATCCATGTTTTGGGGGCAGGGTCTATCGGAGGCCTTGTAGCACATGAGCTACAGATTGCTAATCCTGAGTCTAACATAATGATTCTTTGTCGGACCCTTGAGGCCGCTAAAAGATATAATTCACAGTTGACAGTTAACCGGGTCCATAAAGATGGTAATATGATATCATCCACAACTCGTATACGAAGTGGTACTGCAGCTACGGTGCTTGATTATAATCCTCCTCTTAAGATAGAGAACTTGATTGTATCGACAAAAGCATACCAAACTCCTGCTGCATTGGCTCCATACACACATTTGTTGAGCAACACCTCCAATGTGCTTTTCATACATAATGGCATGGGGGTAATAGACAAGTGTATAGACCGGTTCTGGTCGCGACGGAGAGAATCTCCTCGGATATTCAAGGCGGTGGTCACTCATGGGGCTTATAAGACGTCCCCTAATATCATAAACCATGTTGGTTTGGGGAAAATGACAATTTCAAGGATTCCCAACGGCGTTccttttgaaaatgaagatatcCCACAGATGATCCAAAACATACTTCAAAACAAACCGTTGAATGCCACGTATACGGACTACGATACATTTGTGTTGAAAGAGATTGAGAAGTTGGCAGTGAATGCTTGTGTGAACCCACTCACTGCCATTTTGGACTGTAAGAATGGAGACTTGCTTAAGGGCAAGAAGGTATttcagatgatgatgagagTTATATGGGAGTTGGTAGCAACTATCCGGGTCGAGTATAAACCGCTATTCATTGCCATGCCCGAAGCCAGTACGGTTATTGATCCAAagagacttcttgatgCTGTGATCGAGGTGATTGAGAATACTGCCAGCAATAGCTCGTCAATGAGAGAAGATGTACGGAATCTACTGCCGACGGAGATCGACTACATTAATGGTTATATCAGTAAATTGGGGAAAAAGCATTCAATCAGCACACCTACAAACAACATGTTGGTTTCGATGATCAAAACGAAATATTCTATTGACAGGACGTTGGAAAACAATGCGTCTGAGTTTGTGATTAACCAACAATAA
- a CDS encoding uncharacterized protein (EggNog:ENOG503NXBM; COG:S), with amino-acid sequence MESYSPTIKTLLEWINTYPTSTEKSSRGSFISSKISIKDYGDEGRGLVATSKVFNNEEIIKIPHSLLLNAHSVIRHISAYNSATKLPDHYSNIELLYDPQKTNDDISLIYSVIQYEEMLTMSSFQLVSLFLCLEAKRRSSFWRPFLDSLPTIESFQLTPLVWEVMKFKNYQKYLDLLPDQTGTHAAEVYFRFQSDFDAVKSFLSTKLNTLHKTDALAEYLDEQQYLVAWMCINSRCLYMELRESKDSSDNFTMAPYVDFINHTDTDQCSLKIDGRGFHVSTTTTYEQGNQMYLSYGPHSNSFLLCEYGFTIPSNQWNDLDVSPVIIKQMNENQIEFLKANDYYGDYTIRKGSGVSYRTEIALAVLQEPQPQNSRKLNAYIQGLSEGEHYSAGSRLLLEAILTGPVKDYENSKHLHSNGKQDQIEERILRCIGSLYEDLKDIVDDVL; translated from the coding sequence ATGGAAAGCTACTCACCAACCATCAAAACTCTCCTCGAGTGGATCAACACCTACCCGACTAGCACAGAGAAATCATCCCGAGGATCATTtatttcttccaagatctccatCAAAGATTATGGTGATGAAGGTAGAGGTTTGGTGGCCACTAGCAAAGTGTTCAACAacgaagaaatcatcaaaatccCCCATTCTCTCCTTCTCAATGCCCACTCCGTCATTCGTCATATATCGGCTTACAACCTGGCCACCAAGTTGCCCGACCACTATTCCAACATCGAACTTTTGTACGATCCACAAAAAACAAATGATGACATATCGCTCATATACTCTGTAATCCAGTACGAGGAAATGCTTACAATGTCGTCATTCCAGCTCGTGTCGTTGTTTCTATGCCTAGAAGCAAAACGTCGAAGCTCATTCTGGCGCCCGTTTTTGGACCTGTTACCTACCATCGAGTCGTTTCAACTCACTCCCTTGGTGTGGGAAGTCATGAAGTTTAAAAACTACCAGAAGTACCTCGATCTTCTCCCGGATCAAACTGGTACCCACGCTGCCGAAGTATACTTCAGGTTCCAATCCGACTTTGATGCTGTGAAACTGTTTCTTCTGACAAAATTAAATACTCTTCACAAGACCGACGCATTGGCAGAGTACTTAGACGAACAACAGTACTTGGTGGCCTGGATGTGTATCAACTCTCGTTGCCTCTACATGGAACTCAGAGAAAGCAAAGACAGTAGCGACAACTTTACCATGGCCCCGTATgtcgatttcatcaatcATACCGATACCGACCAGTGCAGCTTGAAAATTGATGGCAGAGGGTTTCATGtttctaccaccaccacgtACGAGCAAGGAAACCAAATGTACTTGAGCTATGGTCCACACTCCAACTCATTTCTCCTTTGTGAATATGGCTTCACGATTCCATCTAATCAGTGGAATGATTTGGATGTTTCCCCAGTGATCATCAAGCAGATGAACGAGAACCAAAtcgagttcttgaaagccAACGATTATTATGGCGACTATACCATCCGAAAAGGGTCGGGGGTTTCGTACAGAACGGAAATAGCTTTGGCGGTATTACAGGAACCGCAGCCCCAGAACTCGAGGAAACTCAACGCATATATCCAGGGTCTTTCAGAAGGGGAACATTATAGTGCAGGTAGCCGGTTACTTCTAGAGGCCATTTTAACGGGGCCGGTGAAAGACTATGAAAACAGCAAGCATTTACATTCGAACGGGAAACAAGATCAAATAGAGGAGAGAATACTTCGGTGCATTGGTCTGCTCTATGAGGATCTCAAGGACAtagttgatgatgttttaTAA
- the CAB5 gene encoding Dephospho-CoA kinase cab5 (COG:H; BUSCO:EOG09264E6Z; EggNog:ENOG503NWXJ), which yields MLIVGLTGGIATGKSTVSNQLKETYKIDVVDADLIAKEVVLPGQAAYKQIVAKFGSEIPDLLLEDQNLNREALGKHVFGNHEHLRILNAIVHPAVKRAIFWRLFKAYLTFSRLVILDVPLLFESGLHLICGKVITVTCNKDTQLERLLSRNPTLTSEDAQKRIGSQMTNEERCYRADIVIDNNQSLKELERKIASVVKEVMPSWFFSIVDWFPPFGLLSALLTMTSRYAIDRFKVGRPKRE from the coding sequence ATGTTGATAGTGGGTTTGACTGGAGGTATAGCTACCGGGAAATCAACGGTTTCCAAccaattgaaagaaacaTACAAGATTGATGTTGTAGATGCTGATCTAATTGCCAAGGAAGTGGTTTTACCGGGACAGGCTGCTTACAAGCAAATTGTAGCGAAGTTTGGGTCTGAGATCCCTGATCTCTTACTTGAAGACCAAAACTTGAATAGAGAAGCGTTGGGGAAACATGTGTTCGGCAACCATGAACATCTCAGGATATTGAATGCCATAGTGCACCCAGCAGTGAAGAGAGCAATTTTCTGGAGGCTTTTCAAGGCATATTTGACATTTTCCAGACTTGTTATACTTGATGTTCCTTTACTATTTGAATCTGGTTTGCACTTAATTTGTGGGAAAGTTATCACTGTGACGTGTAACAAAGATACACAGTTGGAAAGGTTATTATCTCGGAACCCAACGTTGACTTCGGAGGATGCACAAAAAAGAATTGGCAGCCAAATGACTAACGAAGAAAGGTGCTACAGGGCTGATATAGTGATAGACAACAACCAATCCTTGAAGGAATTAGAAAGAAAAATTGCGTCTGTGGTCAAGGAGGTGATGCCAAGCTGGTTTTTTAGTATTGTGGACTGGTTCCCACCTTTTGGGCTCTTATCTGCTTTGCTCACAATGACATCGCGATATGCGATTGACCGGTTTAAGGTTGGCCGCCCAAAGAGAGAGTAG
- the TOP3 gene encoding DNA topoisomerase (EggNog:ENOG503NU4N; BUSCO:EOG09260XL0; COG:L) encodes MKVLCVAEKPSIAKEVTSVLSGGRSTRRDSRSKYNANFDFKFTFPGHGLCDVTMTSVTGHITSMDFPAEYAWGRVPPGRLLDAPVKIQPDKSKLAIHQNIANEARSANYLMIWTDCDREGEAIGYEILEAAKKGNTRLSLSSVWRPHFSHLEKNHILSAARNPQNLNMKTVEAVHCRQEVDLRVGASFTRLLTDILRRSKLVDEIVSYGTCQFPTLGFVVDRYKRVKNFVPEKFWYISTSVEKSNQTVSFSWAKTHFFDRLFVVMLYEECMKSTHGTIKGVTRKPTSNFKPFPLTTVSLQKDCATYFKMSAKEALDAAEKLYQSGWISYPRTETDMFPPEMDLRSIIQTHTQDSRWGHYATSLMTVDGKYGIPRKGRNNDKSHPPIHPVKYVNLETITNDKQRKVYEYVVRRFLACCSTDAKGFQTVAELQWGNETFRASGLEVTEKNYLDVYTYRTWSSTEQLPPFVAGERVNLKSAEVKEGKTSPPNHMTETELIALMDANGIGTDATIAEHIHKIEQRSYITKKKTGKSHIILPTELGMGLIEAFSSISFANNISLSKPFLRKRLESLLKEIEEGRATKEFSLRETISLYKNAFALTAEEQSVLVNEFKKFQT; translated from the coding sequence atgaaagTACTCTGTGTGGCCGAGAAGCCTTCGATAGCCAAGGAGGTCACCAGTGTTCTCAGCGGAGGGCGCCTGACGCGACGGGACTCTCGTTCCAAGTACAATGCCaactttgacttcaaattCACCTTCCCCGGCCATGGCTTGTGCGATGTCACCATGACCTCAGTCACCGGCCATATCACATCCATGGACTTTCCCGCCGAGTACGCGTGGGGAAGAGTCCCTCCAGGGCGTCTCTTGGATGCCCCGGTCAAAATTCAGCCCGACAAGTCTAAACTCGCCATCCACCAGAACATTGCCAACGAGGCCCGATCTGCTAACTACCTAATGATATGGACCGATTGTGATCGTGAAGGCGAGGCCATTGGGTACGAGATCTTGGAGGCTGCCAAGAAGGGTAACACCCGGTTGTCTCTCTCGTCGGTGTGGAGGCCTCACTTCTCCcatttggagaagaatcATATTCTCTCTGCTGCTCGAAATCcccagaacttgaacatgaaGACGGTGGAAGCGGTGCATTGCCGACAGGAGGTCGACCTACGGGTTGGGGCCAGTTTCACACGGCTCTTGACCGATATTCTCAGAAGAAGCAAGCTTGTGGACGAGATTGTGTCGTATGGGACGTGCCAGTTCCCTACATTagggtttgtggttgacCGGTACAAACGGGTGAAGAACTTTGTGCCCGAAAAGTTCTGGTACATTTCCACTAGTGTCGAGAAACTGAACCAAACGGTGCTGTTTCTGTGGGCCAAAACCCATTTTTTTGATCggttgtttgtggtgatgCTCTATGAGGAATGCATGAAATCAACCCATGGAACCATAAAAGGTGTCACCAGAAAAcccacctccaacttcaagccGTTCCCTTTGACAACAGTGCTGCTTCAAAAAGACTGTGCCACCTACTTCAAGATGAGTGCCAAAGAAGCCTTGGATGCGGCTGAAAAGCTCTATCAAAGCGGATGGATCTCGTATCCAAGAACCGAAACCGACATGTTCCCCCCCGAGATGGACCTCCGAAGTATCATACAAACACACACACAAGACTCACGGTGGGGGCATTATGCCACCAGTTTGATGACTGTGGATGGGAAATATGGTATTCCACGGAAAGGTAGAAACAACGATAAATCCCATCCTCCCATCCATCCCGTGAAGTACGTGAACCTtgaaaccatcaccaacgaCAAACAACGCAAGGTGTACGAATATGTGGTGCGACGGTTTCTAGCGTGTTGCTCTACAGATGCCAAAGGGTTTCAAACGGTGGCCGAGCTCCAATGGGGAAACGAGACGTTTAGAGCCTCGGGTCTTGAAGTCACCGAAAAGAACTATTTGGATGTTTACACCTACCGGACCTGGCTGTCGACCGAACAACTCCCGCCTTTTGTAGCAGGAGAGCGGGTCAATTTGAAGTCCGCTGAAGTTAAAGAAGGTAAAACCTCACCTCCTAATCATATGACCGAAACCGAACTAATTGCATTGATGGATGCCAATGGGATTGGAACCGATGCCACCATCGCCGAGCACATCCACAAAATAGAACAACGTCTGtatatcaccaagaagaagaccgGCAAAAGCCATATCATATTACCCACCGAGTTGGGAATGGGGCTCATTGAAGCCTTCAGCAGTATCAGCTTCGCCAACAACATCTCATTGTCCAAGCCGTTTTTACGAAAAAGACTCGAGCTGctcttgaaagaaatcgaagaagGTCGAGCCACCAAGGAGTTTTCACTAAGGGAAACGATTCTGCTCTATAAGAACGCATTTGCCTTGACGGCAGAGGAGCAGAGCGTGTTGGTGAAcgagttcaaaaagtttCAAACTTGA
- the VPS34 gene encoding Phosphatidylinositol (PI) 3-kinase (BUSCO:EOG0926137U; EggNog:ENOG503NWH2; COG:G): MTQSTQSQTSTNVSALGLSKDLKASLTVKLCYLQPTNNSIVLKKLAKPSDKYSNPQVFKRLSNIYFNSDMLVKIEVMSGSTHKPVTLPCHSPYHSFTNNKRVWNKYLKLPVNYNQLSIDSYLKFTLYEISDSKQVVYGVGYLSSFNHSDSTLRKGMQKIPIRTEYDDVTINYHDADDMNDGESNLIKYENGDFAKVDWLDKFSLPFVEKARNDELKTGTGSDLFYLYIELPRFDLPIVYSETSYELPDTKAIIEEFKVNKNNLNENNITNTVVNQIDISGPTKVFDPDFHLMSLGSLVSASQQTNNANHQGYVLNWNNLDPIESKYHKLERNMNNSSLLDKELKPTPQLRDELLKILDKPSNIELSEIEKNLIWKFRYYFSKNNSTNSNSDNKPEVSKINQKFLTKFLKSINWDNDYELDHTFNEMIPYYWSVDKIQIGDALDLLSSYFNPFTLASNVTVPTPKKDGNSKETKSEKIFKYVRQLRNFAVDRLRLASQDELLLYLLQLVQALKYETIIADTELNAIINDEEVVSHSNGMDDDVHVNSTISNKEAELRLLEKSPLASFLIEKAVGNDILGNFFYWYVKVENEDQLNTNGKGSVKIYSIVLNKYIEELKSFAHKNKLPNYNYLKRQVWFIKKLTGLVELLRTTFKKNEATAKKIQFLRDHLADSSNEFLKFPHSFPLPLDPSIIICGCYPEESSVFKSSLSPLKLTFKTVIKDSSGSGNQIFGDRKKYGKYTLMFKIGDDLRQDQLVIQIINLMDQLLKNENLDLKLTPYRILATSPIAGMIQFVANETLDSILVKNYGPESSGPNSINMNNGILNFLRYHSKELQQADPIATSVLGNPKHPPAEDRHAITSDLGVSSVVMDNYVKSCAGYCVITYLLGVGDRHLDNLLLSPNGKFWHADFGYILGRDPKPFPPLMKLPIQVIDGMGGLSHENFNVFNNYCFVTYTTLRKNSNLILNLFQLMLDANIPDIKMDPTRAVEKVQEKFCLEMTEEEAILHFQNLINDSVNAFLPVVIDRLHSLAQYWRA; the protein is encoded by the coding sequence ATGACCCAAAGTACGCAATCACaaacatccacaaacgtGAGTGCTTTGGGGCtttccaaagacttgaaggcGCTGCTTACAGTCAAGTTGTGTTATCTACAACCAACCAACAACTCAATTGTACTAAAAAAGCTCGCAAAGCCATCCGATAAGTACTCCAATCCTCAGGTGTTTAAGAGGCTCTCCAACATATATTTCAACTCAGACATGCTTGTGAAGATTGAGGTGATGAGTGGGTCCACCCACAAGCCTGTTACATTGCCATGCCACTCGCCATATCATTcgttcaccaacaacaagcgGGTTTGGAATAAATACTTGAAGCTCCCGGTAAACTATAACCAGCTATCAATAGACTCCtacttgaagttcaccTTATATGAGATATCTGACAGTAAGCAGGTGGTTTACGGTGTAGGGTACTTGCTGAGTTTCAACCATTCGGACTCGACGTTAAGGAAAGGAATGCAAAAGATTCCTATTAGAACTGAATATGACGATGTCACAATCAACTATCATGATGCTGACGACATGAACGACGGAGAACTGAATCTCATCAAGTACGAGAACGGTGACTTCGCAAAGGTTGACTGGTTGGACAAATTCAGTTTGccatttgtggagaaaGCCCGCAATGATGAATTGAAAACAGGGACAGGCTCCGACTTGTTCTACTTATACATTGAACTACCACGGTTCGACTTGCCGATCGTGTATTCGGAAACTTCATACGAGCTACCCGACACGAAGGCGATAATAGAGGAGTTCAAGGTTAAtaagaacaacttgaatgaGAATAATATCACCAATACGGTGGTGAACCAAATCGATATCAGTGGTCCCACCAAAGTATTTGACCCTGATTTTCACCTCATGAGCTTGGGGTCTTTGGTAAGTGCATCACAACAGACCAATAATGcaaatcatcaaggatATGTACTTAACTGGAACAATTTGGACCCTATAGAGTCGAAGTATCATAAGCTCGAAAGAAACATGAACAATAGCAGCCTTTTGGATAAAGAGTTGAAGCCTACTCCACAATTAAGAGACGAACTattgaagattcttgaCAAGCCTTCCAACATTGAGTTGTCGGAAATCGAAAAGAATTTGATCTGGAAATTCCGTTACTatttctccaaaaacaactctaccaactccaactctGACAACAAACCTGAAGtgtccaaaatcaaccagaAATTTTTGACAAAGTTTCTAAAGTCCATCAACTGGGATAATGACTATGAATTGGACCATACGTTTAACGAGATGATTCCCTACTACTGGTCTGTTGACAAGATCCAAATAGGCGATGCCTTAGACTTGTTGAGCAGTTACTTCAACCCTTTTACGTTAGCCTCCAATGTCACGGTGCCAACTCCCAAAAAGGATGGAAACAGTAAGGAAACAAAGTCAGAGAAGATATTCAAATATGTGAGACAGCTACGGAACTTTGCCGTCGACAGGCTAAGACTTGCAAGCCAGGAtgagttgttgttgtacttgttgcaacttgttcaagccCTTAAGTACGAGACTATTATTGCCGACACCGAGTTGAATGCAATTATTAATGATGAGGAAGTTGTTCTGCACTCCAATGGAATGGATGATGACGTGCATGTGAACAGTACGATTTCCAACAAAGAGGCCGAGCTAAGGCTATTAGAAAAATCTCCATTGGCATCATTCCTTATTGAAAAGGCGGTTGGAAATGATATTCTTGGTAATTTCTTTTACTGGTACGTGAAGGTAGAAAATGAAGACCAGTTGAATACCAATGGGAAAGGTTCTGTCAAGATATACTCGATCGTTCTCAACAAGTATATTGAAGAGCTCAAAAGCTTTGCTCACAAAAATAAACTTCCCAACTATAATTACTTGAAGAGACAGGTGTGGTTCATTAAGAAGTTAACTGGGTTGGTGGAATTGTTGCGTACCaccttcaaaaagaatGAGGCAACGGCAAAGAAAATCCAGTTTTTAAGAGACCATTTGGCAGACTCGTCTAAcgagttcttgaagtttccTCATTCATTCCCCTTGCCATTGGACCCCTCTATAATCATTTGTGGGTGTTACCCAGAAGAATCATCTGTGTTTAAGAGCTCGTTGTCTCCTTTGAAATTAACCTTCAAGACTGTCATCAAGGACCTGTCAGGTTCTGGAAACCAGATATTTGGTGACAGAAAGAAATACGGAAAGTACACCTTGATGTTCAAGATCGGAGACGACTTGAGACAGGACCAACTCGTTATACAGattatcaacttgatggaccagttgttgaagaatgagaacttggacttgaaattgacaCCGTATAGGATTCTAGCTACCAGTCCTATAGCGGGTATGATCCAGTTTGTGGCGAATGAAACATTAGATAGCATTCTTGTCAAGAATTATGGCCCCGAAAGTTCTGGTCCtaactccatcaacatgAACAATGGTATCCTCAATTTTTTGCGATACCACAGTAAGgagcttcaacaagcaGATCCAATAGCCACCAGTGTGCTCGGAAACCCCAAGCATCCTCCCGCCGAAGACAGGCATGCCATAACCTCCGACCTTGGTGTATcatcggtggtgatggaCAACTACGTTAAATCCTGTGCTGGTTACTGTGTTATAACGTATTTATTGGGGGTTGGTGATAGGCATCTAGACAACCTTTTATTGTCTCCCAATGGGAAGTTCTGGCACGCAGATTTCGGGTACATATTAGGACGGGACCCCAAACCGTTCCCACCGTTAATGAAGTTACCGATCCAAGTTATTGATGGAATGGGAGGATTGAGTCATGAGAacttcaatgtcttcaacaactacTGTTTCGTGACATACACTACGTTAAGAAAgaactccaacttgattttgaacttgttccAATTGATGTTGGATGCCAACATTCCAGATATCAAGATGGACCCAACTAGGGCCGTGGAGAAGGTCCAGGAAAAGTTTTGCTTGGAGATGACAGAGGAAGAGGCGattcttcatttccaaaatttgatcaacgatAGTGTGAATGCATTTTTGCCGGTGGTGATCGACCGGTTGCACAGTTTGGCTCAATATTGGCGGGCATGA
- the ARV1 gene encoding sterol homeostasis protein (EggNog:ENOG503NWR1; COG:S) has product MICVECKNPNVKHAYSKYKGDYIKLDVCSVCNHVVDKYVEYDNVLLFIDLMLLKPQAYRHLCFNLTENEMTAPKIPTRTPKGHKGKKMSLEKQTWKLGQITRFLILDILFEVYLLWAYEEKKHQHTQIMNVILSQELHMQYLLFTVKVVLDHVFFNAALQLIFFQFLGWNKMHNGNIHQNQQRLYHSLVLLTDILVANSIKLLPILMLIWPYDKTLESSKIVLAISILNVIESLKTISNVGYVKIAITFGA; this is encoded by the exons atgatctgTGTGGAGTGTAAGAACCCTAATGTCAAACATGCCTACTCCAAGTATAAGGGTGATTACATCAAGTTAGACGTGTGTTCAGTATGCAACCATGTTGTTGACAAGTATGTGGAGTATGATAATGTCTTGCTCTTCATCGATCTTATGTTGCTCAAACCTCAGGCTTATAGACACTTGTGCTTCAACCTTACCGAAAACGAAATGACAGCCCCAAAAATCCCTACACGTACACCGAAAGGACACAAAGGCAAGAAAATGAGTCTAGAGAAACAGACGTGGAAGTTAGGCCAAATCACTCGGTTCTTgattcttgatatcttaTTCGAAGTGTACTTATTATGGGCTTACGAAGAAaagaaacaccaacacACCCAAATTATGAACGTCATATTACTGCAGGAGTTGCATATGCAGTATTTACTCTTCACTGTCAAGGTTGTTTTGGACCATGTGTTTTTCAATGCCGCTCTCCAACTCATATTTTTCCAGTTTCTTGGTTGGAACAAAATGCACAATGGAAacatccaccaaaaccaacagAGACTTTACCATTCACTAGTTCTACTAACAGACATTCTTGTGGCCAATTCTATTAAACTACTCCCAATTCTCATGTTGATATGGCCGTATGATAAGACCCTTGAGTCTTCAAAAATCGTGCTTGCAATCTCCATTCTTAATGTGATTGAGTCCCTCAAGACCATTTCAAACGTGGGCTACGTCAAAATCGCTATCACCTTCGGC GCTTGA
- a CDS encoding uncharacterized protein (EggNog:ENOG503P1JR; COG:U,Y), which yields MFGYNSYNNNNNKNNGKRPPCKFYPNCRKGNSCPFSHERGDSDGLQNVWNSETVASFTSQNAINPKSNQIKQDMRDFKDFASNPTLSSYGLAAPAVVNLIEGRDMSYEEVRLKYMEAVSTNKMAEFEKEMAARDKDMQFCINHMNNKEQHAVRYLQTCMSQVPSKKFIPKTVEENINEFMNSSTGFGGGFGTPSTSAFGTTNPFSSSSGGFGSSGFGQNNTASAFGQSNTNSAFGNTTSGFGSTPPANSGFGGSGFGKSGFGSSGFGSSASNTNSTSASAFGNSGFGSSGFGANSTSTNQPSGGFGSSGFGTRSTSSSQPSNGFGSSGFGSSGFGSSGFGSSGFGASKNTTGGFGSSGFGAANTSSGFGAANANIPSSGFGAASSGFGAANSGFGSSNTTAPSGFATTTTNSSLGFGSASQTAFGAPDTTTSPFASATNPPTKGILGISSQNEPKSLLGAITDSDVDERFKATKFELGRIPETAPPMAAVV from the exons ATGTTCGGCTACAACAGctacaacaacaataacaATAAGAATAACGGCAAAAGGCCGCCGTGCAAGTTCTACCCCAACTGTAGAAAGGGTAACAGCTGTCCTTTTTCACACGAAAGGGGTGATTCAGATGGTCTCCAGAATGTCTGGAACAGTGAAACTGTTGCGAGCTTCACTAGCCAAAATGCCATTAACCCCAAATCAAACCAGATCAAACAAGACATGAGAGACTTCAAGGATTTTGCTCTGAACCCTACGCTATCCAGTTACGGACTCGCGGCGCCAGCCGTGGTCAACCTTATAGAAGGCAGAGATATGAGTTATGAAGAGGTGAGATTAAAGTATATGGAAGCGGTGAGCACCAATAAGATGGCTGAATTCGAGAAAGAAATGGCCGCTCGAGACAAGGACATGCAATTTTGCATCAACCATATGAACAATAAGGAGCAACATGCCGTACGATACCTACAAACGTGCATGAGCCAAGTTccttccaagaagtttaTTCCCAAGACGGTGGAAGAGAATATCAATGAATTCATGAACAGTTCAACCGGGTTTGGCGGTGGTTTTGGGACGCCATCAACGAGTGCGTTTGGGACAACCAATCCGTTTAGTTCGTCCTCTGGTGGGTTTGGTTCGTCTGGATTTGGTCAGAACAACACCGCATCTGCTTTTGGCCAGAGTAATACGAACTCTGCTTTTGGCAATACTACATCTGGCTTTGGCTCTACTCCTCCTGCTAATTCGGGGTTTGGAGGCTCGGGATTTGGCAAATCCGGATTTGGAAGCTCTGGTTTTGGCTCATCTGCCTCTAACACCAACTCCACAA GCGCCTCTGCATTTGGCAACTCTGGGTTTGGCTCTTCTGGGTTTGGTGCAAACTCAACATCTACCAATCAACCAAGTGGAGGATTTGGATCGTCTGGGTTTGGAACTAGATCTACCAGCAGCAGCCAACCGTCTAATGGATTTGGTTCGTCTGGgtttggttcttctgggTTTGGCTCCTCAGGATTTGGCTCCTCAGGATTTGGTGCTTCAAAGAACACCACTGGTGGCTTTGGAAGCAGTGGATTTGGTGCGGCAAACACCTCCCTGGGCTTTGGAGCtgccaatgccaatatCCCTTCTCTGGGATTCGGAGCTGCTAGTCTGGGATTCGGAGCTGCTAATCTGGGATTCGGTTCGTCCAATACGACTGCTCCGTCAGGCTTCGCTACtaccaccacaaactcatctttAGGGTTTGGAAGTGCTTCTCAGACCGCATTTGGAGCTCCCGATACTACCACGTCACCATTTGCACTGGCCACAAATCCACCCACCAAAGGTATCTTGGGAATCTCATCGCAGAACGAGCCGAAGTCCCTTTTAGGTGCTATCACCGACAGTGACGTCGACGAACGATTTAAAGCTACCAAGTTCGAGCTTGGACGTATCCCCGAAACTGCACCTCCCATGGCTGCGGTTGTATAA